A genome region from Pseudomonas helmanticensis includes the following:
- the creC gene encoding two-component system sensor histidine kinase CreC: MSLGLRIFLVYVLFIGLTGYFVLNTVMEEIRPGVRQSTEETLVDTANLMAEILRDDFKAGTLSENRWPQLLRAYGERQPQATIWGLPKNQVNHRIYVTDAKGIVVLDSSGVAVGQDYSRWNDVYLTLRGEYGARSSRSDPNDANSSVMHVGAPIRDNGKIIGVVTVAKPNSSLQPYVDRTERRLLFYGAGLIGLGLLFGALLSWWLSRALHRLTGYAQAVSEGRRVEVPHYRGGELEQLATAVEQMRTQLEGKAYVERYVHTLTHELKSPLAAIRGAAELLQGEMQPVQRLRFVGNIDSESARMQQLIERLLNLAQVEQRQGLEERVAVPLAVLVDELLQAQAARIEGKQLRIEQMIAADLLLTGEPFLLRQALGNLLENALDFTPREGLLRFSAERVDEQIEFRLFNETAPIPDYALPRLTERFYSLPRPDSGRKSTGLGLNFVEEVVKLHGGVMRIRNVENGVEVRLRLP; encoded by the coding sequence ATGTCGTTGGGCCTGCGGATATTTCTGGTGTATGTGCTGTTTATCGGCCTCACCGGTTATTTCGTGCTCAATACGGTAATGGAAGAAATCCGTCCCGGCGTGCGTCAGTCCACCGAAGAAACCCTGGTGGACACCGCGAACCTGATGGCGGAAATCCTTCGTGACGACTTCAAGGCCGGCACCCTCAGCGAGAATCGCTGGCCGCAGTTGCTGCGCGCCTATGGCGAACGCCAGCCGCAAGCGACGATCTGGGGCTTGCCGAAAAATCAGGTCAACCACCGCATCTACGTAACTGACGCCAAGGGCATCGTCGTCCTCGACTCCAGCGGGGTGGCGGTCGGTCAGGATTACTCGCGCTGGAACGACGTCTACCTGACCCTGCGCGGTGAGTACGGCGCGCGCTCGAGCCGCAGCGATCCGAATGACGCCAACTCTTCGGTAATGCACGTCGGCGCGCCGATTCGCGATAACGGCAAAATCATCGGCGTGGTCACCGTGGCCAAGCCCAACAGTTCATTGCAGCCTTATGTTGATCGCACCGAGCGGCGCTTGCTGTTTTACGGCGCGGGTCTGATCGGCCTCGGTCTGCTCTTCGGTGCATTACTGTCGTGGTGGCTGAGCCGTGCGCTGCATCGTTTGACCGGTTACGCCCAAGCCGTCAGCGAAGGTCGGCGGGTGGAAGTGCCGCATTATCGCGGCGGTGAACTGGAACAACTCGCCACCGCTGTGGAGCAGATGCGCACGCAACTGGAAGGCAAGGCCTACGTCGAGCGTTATGTGCACACACTGACCCATGAATTGAAGAGCCCGCTGGCGGCGATTCGTGGCGCCGCCGAGTTGCTGCAAGGGGAAATGCAGCCGGTTCAGCGCCTGCGGTTTGTCGGCAACATCGACAGTGAAAGCGCGCGGATGCAGCAGTTGATCGAGCGGTTGCTGAATCTGGCGCAAGTCGAACAACGCCAAGGCCTGGAAGAACGGGTCGCGGTGCCACTGGCGGTGTTGGTGGATGAGTTGTTGCAGGCGCAGGCCGCGCGGATTGAAGGTAAACAGCTGCGGATCGAGCAGATGATTGCGGCGGATCTGCTGTTGACGGGCGAGCCGTTTCTGTTGCGCCAGGCGCTGGGCAATCTGCTGGAGAATGCCCTCGATTTCACCCCTCGAGAGGGGTTGTTGCGTTTCAGTGCCGAGCGGGTTGACGAGCAGATCGAGTTTCGTCTGTTCAATGAAACTGCGCCGATTCCTGACTACGCTTTGCCGCGTCTGACTGAGCGCTTCTACTCGTTGCCGCGTCCGGACAGTGGGCGCAAAAGCACGGGGTTGGGGCTTAACTTCGTTGAAGAAGTGGTCAAGTTGCATGGTGGGGTGATGCGGATTCGCAATGTCGAGAACGGGGTTGAAGTGAGATTGCGCTTGCCTTGA
- the creD gene encoding cell envelope integrity protein CreD, translating to MNKNLTIKLGAIALLILLLLIPLLMIDGVIDERQQLRDGVLEDIARSSSYSQQLSGPVMVVPYRKVVRTWKTNEKTNQRYEDIGEERGRLYFLPERFELDGQVQTELRKRGIYEARLFHADNRINGHFSLPAQLGIKENFADYQFDAPFLAVGISDIRGIENALKLELDGQRLDFVPGTEVGWLGQGVRVALPVLDTSKPVEMAFAFDLRLQGTGSLQVLPVGKTSGVSLAANWPHPSFVGNFLPAKREINDQGFSADWQTSFFSTNLQEAMERCVLGDCEAFNGRSFGVSFIDPVDQYLKSDRAIKYALLFIVLTFAGFFLFEVLKSLAVHPVQYALVGVALAFFYLLLLSLSEHIGFALAYLLSASGCVLLIGFYVCHVLHSVRHGLSFSAGLAALYGLLYGLLSAEDYALLMGSLLLFGLLGVFMVLTRKLDWYGIGQKPAKPLAFDIGVVE from the coding sequence ATGAACAAGAATCTGACAATAAAGCTCGGCGCCATTGCCCTGCTGATCCTGCTGCTGTTGATCCCGTTGCTGATGATTGATGGCGTTATCGATGAGCGCCAACAACTGCGCGACGGCGTACTCGAAGACATTGCCCGCAGTTCCAGTTACAGCCAGCAACTGAGCGGGCCGGTGATGGTGGTGCCGTATCGCAAAGTGGTACGCACGTGGAAAACCAACGAAAAAACCAATCAGCGTTATGAAGACATCGGCGAAGAGCGCGGACGTCTGTATTTCTTGCCGGAGCGTTTCGAACTCGACGGGCAGGTGCAAACCGAGCTGCGCAAGCGTGGCATTTACGAGGCGCGGCTGTTCCACGCGGATAACCGTATCAATGGGCATTTCTCGTTGCCGGCCCAGTTGGGCATCAAGGAAAACTTCGCCGACTACCAGTTCGACGCGCCGTTTCTCGCCGTGGGCATCAGCGATATTCGCGGGATCGAAAACGCGCTGAAACTGGAACTCGACGGTCAGCGCCTGGACTTTGTGCCAGGTACCGAGGTCGGCTGGCTCGGTCAAGGTGTGCGGGTAGCACTGCCAGTGCTCGACACCAGCAAACCTGTGGAAATGGCCTTCGCTTTCGACCTGCGCCTGCAGGGCACGGGTTCGTTGCAGGTGTTGCCGGTGGGCAAGACCAGCGGCGTCAGCCTCGCCGCCAACTGGCCGCATCCGAGTTTCGTCGGCAACTTTCTGCCGGCCAAGCGCGAGATCAACGATCAGGGTTTCAGCGCCGATTGGCAGACTTCGTTTTTCTCCACCAACCTGCAAGAGGCGATGGAGCGCTGCGTGCTCGGCGACTGCGAGGCGTTCAACGGGCGCAGTTTCGGGGTGAGTTTCATCGACCCGGTGGATCAGTATCTGAAGAGTGACCGGGCGATCAAATATGCCTTGCTGTTCATCGTCCTGACGTTCGCCGGTTTCTTCCTCTTCGAAGTGCTCAAGAGCCTGGCGGTGCACCCGGTGCAGTACGCGTTGGTCGGTGTCGCGCTGGCGTTCTTTTATCTGTTGTTGCTGTCGTTGTCCGAGCACATCGGCTTTGCCCTCGCGTATCTGCTGTCGGCCAGTGGTTGTGTGTTGTTGATCGGCTTTTATGTCTGCCACGTGTTGCACAGCGTGCGCCACGGCTTGAGTTTTTCGGCGGGGTTGGCGGCGTTGTATGGCCTGCTGTATGGGTTGCTGAGTGCCGAGGATTACGCGCTGTTGATGGGCTCGTTGTTGCTGTTCGGTTTGCTCGGGGTGTTCATGGTGCTGACGCGCAAACTGGATTGGTACGGGATTGGGCAGAAACCGGCCAAGCCGTTGGCGTTTGATATCGGGGTGGTGGAATGA
- a CDS encoding 3'-5' exonuclease, translating into MSLFSWLRPASPVLSVDLQQRLAKLPAITELGECSLREQRWVVLDLETTGLNLNKDRVLSIGAVVIEDGAIDFSQQFERTLQCTELKLSPSVLIHGLGPNAIAAGSDPVEALLELLEFIGDSPVLAFHAPFDQHMLGRALKEHLGHKLQQVFLDVADIAPLLCPQANIREAGLDEWIDWFKLEVFERHNASADALATAELALILFSRARQQQMHSPLNLQQRLSQWKRRQQAPSF; encoded by the coding sequence ATGAGCCTGTTTTCGTGGCTGCGTCCGGCCAGCCCGGTGCTGTCAGTGGATTTACAGCAACGCCTGGCAAAACTGCCCGCGATCACCGAGCTGGGTGAATGCAGCCTGCGTGAGCAGCGCTGGGTGGTGCTGGATCTGGAAACCACCGGGCTCAACCTGAACAAGGATCGGGTGTTGTCGATTGGCGCGGTGGTGATCGAGGATGGCGCGATCGATTTCAGCCAGCAGTTCGAACGCACGCTGCAATGCACAGAGTTGAAGCTCAGCCCCAGCGTATTGATTCATGGCCTGGGGCCGAATGCGATTGCCGCCGGCAGTGACCCGGTCGAAGCATTGCTGGAACTGCTGGAGTTTATCGGCGACAGCCCGGTGTTGGCGTTTCATGCGCCATTCGATCAGCACATGCTTGGACGCGCGTTGAAGGAGCATCTGGGGCACAAGTTGCAGCAGGTGTTTCTGGATGTCGCCGACATCGCCCCGCTGCTGTGCCCACAGGCGAACATTCGCGAAGCCGGGCTGGATGAGTGGATCGACTGGTTCAAGCTTGAGGTGTTCGAACGGCATAACGCGAGTGCCGATGCGTTGGCCACGGCGGAACTGGCATTGATTTTGTTCAGTCGCGCGCGTCAGCAACAGATGCACAGCCCGCTGAACCTGCAGCAACGCCTGAGCCAATGGAAGCGCCGCCAGCAAGCGCCGTCCTTCTAA
- a CDS encoding FecR domain-containing protein — MSPASSRPVPAHVLDAAIAWQLTLDSSSPLEREEFAKWHAAHEEHARAWRQLGMLDQRFSVAKGPARSALLQSREGIRRRVRRLGSGLASVVVVIGLGLFLSERYLPLDYWLADQRTATGEQRTLHLADGTVLNLNTHSAVDVRFDDKRRLIVLQEGEILVETGHGDARPFIVETREGSMRALGTRFLVKREEDGTRLSVLQSAVAAHTPTNPEEQILREGQQVLLRSDGLDPIVALNPGADAWTRGMLVVDNARLGDLVHELGRYRRGHLGVAPDVADLRITGSFPLHDTDKALNALLPTLPVQIEQHTQYWVTVAKADSKPE; from the coding sequence ATGAGTCCCGCCAGTTCCCGCCCCGTACCGGCGCATGTGCTGGACGCGGCAATTGCCTGGCAACTGACCCTCGATTCGAGCAGCCCGCTGGAACGCGAAGAGTTCGCCAAATGGCACGCAGCGCATGAAGAACACGCGCGCGCCTGGCGGCAGCTGGGCATGCTCGATCAGCGCTTCAGCGTGGCCAAAGGTCCGGCGCGCAGTGCCTTGTTGCAATCGCGCGAGGGCATTCGCCGGCGCGTGCGCAGGCTTGGCAGCGGTTTGGCCAGCGTCGTCGTGGTCATCGGCCTGGGCCTGTTCCTGAGTGAGCGTTATCTGCCGCTGGATTACTGGCTCGCCGATCAGCGCACAGCCACCGGTGAACAACGCACCCTGCACCTTGCCGACGGTACCGTGCTCAATCTCAACACCCACAGCGCGGTGGATGTGCGTTTCGATGACAAGCGCCGGCTGATCGTTTTGCAGGAAGGCGAGATTCTCGTCGAAACCGGTCATGGCGATGCGCGGCCGTTTATCGTCGAAACCCGCGAGGGCAGCATGCGCGCCCTCGGCACGCGGTTCCTGGTCAAGCGCGAGGAAGATGGCACGCGCCTGAGCGTGTTGCAGTCGGCGGTGGCGGCACACACGCCAACGAACCCTGAAGAACAGATCCTCCGTGAAGGCCAGCAAGTGCTGCTGCGTAGCGACGGGCTGGACCCGATTGTCGCGCTCAATCCCGGCGCCGACGCGTGGACGCGCGGCATGCTGGTGGTCGACAACGCGCGGCTGGGCGATCTGGTGCATGAACTCGGGCGTTATCGACGCGGGCACCTGGGCGTCGCGCCGGACGTGGCTGATCTGCGGATTACCGGCAGCTTTCCGCTGCATGACACCGACAAAGCGCTGAACGCCCTGCTGCCGACCCTGCCGGTACAGATCGAGCAGCACACGCAGTATTGGGTGACAGTCGCGAAGGCTGATTCCAAGCCTGAATGA
- a CDS encoding TonB-dependent siderophore receptor translates to MSRSLDTLLRPSLLAVAIALSAPLISNPLLAAEQASSVRAYNLPAAPLSTTLNQIASQGGLALSLNPALAAGKTSAPVSGQYDAAGALRAALRGTGLQLEQSNAGTYSLVAVPEGTLALPETSVIGVENSETAWSPVEGYTATRTAAGTKTDTALVEAPRSISVATRQQMEDRGVHSLDDAVRYMPGITASSYGSDTRIDWLRVRGFEPTQFLDGLPLPRGVYANPKPETWNLDRLALLRGPASSVYGQTPPGGLLDMVSRRPSAEASSEIQLQYGSDNHRQINFASTDKIDEAGQFLYSISGVVRDSDTQIDHIENKRYNIAPSLTWNIDDDTKLTLLTQFTRDDTGVTSQFYPIQGTKIDMPFGKISHHKNLGDPDYDYYDRTYYALGYAFEHRLNDVWQFKQNLRYTKSDLAFQTVTVNSYNPSFAGFTVDDQGNVGRGTTNVDEDISQFAVDNNFQADFATGDIRHTLLLGLDHQRSNTNYTSIFGSAPDINVNNPIYGQTIVRPPRSSAFYDYDQKTTQTGLYVQDQMALDQWRLTLGGREDWVHTSTQFINKGDATNTQRDKAFSGNAAISYVFDSGFVPYLSYAESFQPTSGADATSTDSFKPTEGKQWEMGIKYQPPGSKTLLSAAVYDLTQKNVSVNSIVNNVTITSQTGEVKVKGLELEAVSDVTDNLKVIAAYTLAKSEVQKGVDKGNRLQLMPNQQASLWTDYTWHTGLLDGFGIGGGVRYTGNTYGDKGNTWLGKADAYTVFDAAVHYDLGRLDNSLKGASLALNATNLFDKDYISTCDGFYCYYGDQRSVVASATYKW, encoded by the coding sequence ATGTCCCGTTCGCTAGACACCTTGTTGCGCCCCAGCCTGCTGGCCGTCGCCATTGCTCTCAGCGCGCCGCTGATCAGCAACCCGTTGCTCGCCGCTGAACAAGCGTCCAGCGTTCGCGCCTACAACCTGCCCGCCGCGCCGCTGTCGACCACGCTCAACCAGATCGCCAGCCAGGGCGGCCTCGCGCTGTCGCTGAACCCGGCGCTGGCAGCCGGCAAGACCTCGGCACCGGTGAGCGGTCAGTACGACGCGGCCGGCGCCTTGCGTGCAGCCCTGCGTGGCACCGGTCTGCAACTGGAACAAAGCAACGCCGGCACTTACAGCCTGGTCGCCGTGCCTGAAGGTACGCTGGCCCTGCCGGAGACTTCGGTCATCGGCGTGGAAAACAGCGAAACCGCCTGGAGCCCGGTCGAGGGCTACACCGCCACCCGCACCGCCGCCGGCACCAAGACCGACACCGCGCTGGTCGAAGCTCCCCGCTCGATCTCGGTTGCGACGCGCCAGCAAATGGAAGATCGTGGCGTGCACAGCCTCGACGACGCCGTGCGCTACATGCCGGGCATCACCGCCAGCAGCTACGGCAGCGACACCCGCATCGACTGGCTGCGCGTGCGTGGTTTCGAGCCGACCCAGTTCCTCGATGGCCTGCCGCTGCCACGCGGTGTCTACGCCAACCCGAAACCGGAAACCTGGAACCTCGATCGCCTCGCCCTGCTGCGTGGCCCGGCGTCGTCGGTATACGGCCAGACGCCTCCGGGCGGCTTGCTGGACATGGTCAGCCGCCGTCCAAGTGCCGAAGCCAGCAGCGAAATTCAGCTGCAATACGGCAGCGACAACCATCGCCAGATCAACTTCGCCAGCACCGACAAGATTGATGAGGCTGGTCAGTTCCTGTACAGCATCAGCGGCGTCGTGCGCGACAGCGACACGCAGATCGACCACATCGAAAACAAGCGCTACAACATCGCGCCGAGCCTGACCTGGAATATCGACGACGATACCAAGCTGACCCTGCTCACGCAGTTCACCCGTGACGATACCGGCGTCACCAGCCAGTTCTACCCGATCCAGGGCACCAAGATCGACATGCCGTTCGGCAAGATCTCCCACCACAAGAACCTCGGTGATCCTGACTACGACTACTACGACCGCACCTACTACGCGCTCGGTTACGCCTTCGAACATCGCCTGAATGACGTCTGGCAGTTCAAGCAGAACCTGCGTTACACCAAGTCGGATCTGGCCTTCCAGACCGTCACCGTCAACAGCTACAACCCGTCGTTCGCCGGGTTCACCGTCGACGATCAGGGCAATGTCGGCCGCGGCACCACCAACGTCGATGAAGACATCAGCCAGTTCGCCGTGGACAACAACTTCCAGGCCGATTTCGCCACCGGCGACATCCGCCATACGCTGCTGCTGGGTCTCGATCATCAACGCAGCAACACCAACTACACCTCGATCTTTGGCTCCGCGCCGGACATCAACGTCAACAACCCGATCTACGGCCAGACCATCGTGCGTCCACCGCGCTCCAGCGCGTTTTACGATTACGACCAGAAGACCACCCAGACCGGTCTCTACGTGCAGGACCAGATGGCCCTCGACCAGTGGCGCCTGACCCTCGGCGGGCGTGAAGACTGGGTGCACACCAGCACGCAGTTCATCAACAAGGGCGACGCCACCAACACTCAGCGTGACAAAGCGTTCAGCGGCAACGCGGCGATCAGCTACGTGTTCGACTCGGGTTTTGTGCCATACCTGTCGTATGCCGAATCGTTCCAGCCCACCAGCGGCGCCGACGCGACCTCGACCGACTCGTTCAAGCCGACCGAAGGCAAGCAGTGGGAAATGGGCATCAAGTACCAGCCACCGGGCAGCAAAACCCTGCTCAGCGCGGCGGTGTATGACCTGACCCAGAAGAACGTCTCGGTCAACAGCATCGTCAACAACGTGACGATCACCAGCCAGACCGGCGAAGTGAAAGTCAAAGGCCTGGAGCTGGAAGCGGTCTCCGACGTGACCGATAACCTGAAAGTCATCGCCGCCTACACCCTGGCCAAGTCCGAGGTGCAGAAAGGCGTCGACAAAGGCAATCGCCTGCAACTGATGCCGAACCAGCAAGCCTCGCTGTGGACCGACTACACCTGGCACACCGGCCTACTCGACGGCTTCGGCATCGGCGGCGGCGTGCGCTACACCGGCAACACCTACGGCGACAAAGGCAACACCTGGCTGGGCAAGGCTGACGCCTACACCGTGTTCGACGCGGCCGTGCATTACGACCTCGGCCGTCTGGACAACAGCCTCAAAGGCGCGTCGCTGGCACTCAACGCGACCAACCTGTTCGACAAGGACTACATTTCCACCTGCGACGGTTTCTACTGCTACTACGGCGACCAGCGCAGCGTCGTCGCCAGTGCCACTTACAAGTGGTAA
- a CDS encoding glutathione S-transferase, which yields MSAPSMTLYHNTLSPFVRKVMVLLHETGQQDRVALQDCVLSPVSPSAELNADNPLGKIPALRLADGNVIHDSRVILEYLDHQHVGNPLIPREGAARWRRLTLASMADGIMDASVMVRYELVLRAPEKHWDEWLEAQREKIRRALNLLENDAIAELTSHFDVAAISVACALGYLDLRFPDLGWRDANPQLANWFFEVSQRASMIATMPKP from the coding sequence ATGTCCGCCCCCAGCATGACCCTGTACCACAACACGCTTTCCCCGTTCGTACGCAAAGTGATGGTGTTGCTGCACGAGACCGGCCAGCAGGATCGCGTCGCGTTGCAAGACTGTGTGCTCAGCCCGGTCAGCCCGAGTGCCGAGCTCAACGCCGACAATCCGCTGGGCAAGATTCCGGCCCTGCGCCTGGCCGATGGCAACGTCATCCATGACAGCCGCGTGATCCTCGAATACCTCGACCACCAACACGTCGGCAACCCGTTGATCCCGCGTGAAGGCGCGGCCCGCTGGCGTCGTCTGACTCTGGCCTCGATGGCTGACGGGATCATGGACGCCTCGGTGATGGTGCGTTATGAACTGGTCTTGCGCGCGCCAGAGAAACATTGGGACGAATGGCTCGAAGCCCAACGCGAGAAGATCCGTCGCGCGTTGAATCTGTTGGAAAACGATGCAATCGCCGAGCTGACCAGCCACTTCGATGTGGCCGCGATCAGCGTGGCGTGTGCGCTCGGTTACCTCGACCTGCGCTTCCCGGACCTAGGCTGGCGTGACGCCAACCCGCAATTGGCCAACTGGTTTTTTGAGGTGAGTCAGCGAGCGTCCATGATCGCGACGATGCCCAAGCCTTAG
- a CDS encoding RNA polymerase sigma factor: MYRDHRGWLLAWLRRNVACPQRAEDLSQDTFVRLLGRDELLTPREPRAFLVAIAKGLLFDYFRRAALEQAYLTELMLIPEGEQPSIEEQQLILEDLKAIDRLLGKLSTKARAAFLYNRLDGLGHAEIAEKLGVSVPRVRQYLAQGIRQCYIALYGEPT; this comes from the coding sequence ATGTATCGCGACCATCGCGGTTGGCTGCTGGCGTGGCTGCGGCGCAATGTGGCCTGTCCGCAACGCGCCGAAGACTTGAGCCAGGACACTTTCGTGCGCCTGCTCGGCCGCGATGAATTGCTGACGCCGCGTGAGCCACGGGCCTTTCTGGTGGCGATCGCCAAAGGCCTGCTGTTCGACTATTTCCGTCGCGCCGCGCTGGAGCAGGCCTATCTCACCGAATTGATGCTGATCCCTGAAGGCGAACAACCTTCTATAGAAGAACAGCAACTGATCCTCGAAGACCTCAAGGCCATCGACCGCTTGCTCGGCAAACTGTCGACCAAGGCCCGCGCCGCTTTCCTGTACAACCGCCTTGATGGCCTCGGCCATGCCGAGATCGCCGAGAAGCTCGGTGTTTCGGTGCCGCGCGTGCGTCAGTATCTGGCGCAAGGCATTCGTCAGTGCTACATCGCCCTGTACGGTGAGCCGACATGA
- a CDS encoding PepSY-associated TM helix domain-containing protein has translation MKSKTIRRWSFIHTWTSLICTVFLLMLALTGLPLIFHHEIEHLLGDAPEVREMPADTPRLNLAQLVEAAEKHRPDDVVQYFGFDDDEPNAVLTIMAKTAGTEPNSSHTFMLDARTGEALETPSANGGLMLFILRLHVDMFAGLPGKLLLAFMGLLFVVAIVSGTVLYLPFMRRLKFGTVRQDKSTRLRWLDLHNLIGVVTLTWALVVGVTGVISACADLLIAAWRNEALTALIEPYRDAPPLTHLAPATRLLDIAAEVAPGMKPDFIAFPGTRFSSEHHYSVFMKGGTHLTSHLLTPVLIDATTLKVTAVAERPWYMDAMGMSQPLHFGDYGGMPMKILWATLDVLTIIVLGSGVYLWVVRRKAAKPVPEPAEASA, from the coding sequence ATGAAAAGTAAAACAATTCGTCGCTGGTCGTTTATCCACACCTGGACCAGTCTGATCTGCACCGTGTTTTTGCTGATGCTGGCATTGACCGGTTTGCCACTGATTTTCCATCACGAGATCGAGCACCTGCTCGGCGATGCCCCCGAAGTGCGTGAGATGCCCGCCGACACGCCGCGGCTGAATCTGGCGCAACTGGTCGAGGCCGCAGAAAAACATCGCCCTGACGACGTCGTGCAGTACTTCGGCTTCGACGACGATGAGCCGAATGCCGTGCTGACGATCATGGCGAAAACCGCCGGCACCGAGCCGAACTCCTCGCACACCTTCATGCTCGATGCGCGCACTGGTGAAGCGCTGGAAACCCCGTCGGCCAACGGCGGCTTGATGCTGTTCATCCTGCGCCTGCATGTCGACATGTTCGCCGGGCTGCCGGGCAAGTTGCTGCTGGCGTTCATGGGTTTGCTGTTTGTCGTGGCCATCGTCTCCGGGACGGTGCTGTATTTGCCGTTCATGCGCCGGCTGAAATTCGGCACGGTGCGCCAGGATAAATCCACCCGGTTGCGCTGGCTTGACCTGCATAACCTGATCGGCGTAGTCACCCTGACGTGGGCGCTGGTGGTGGGCGTCACCGGTGTGATCAGCGCCTGCGCCGATCTGTTGATCGCCGCTTGGCGCAACGAAGCACTGACTGCGCTGATCGAGCCTTATCGCGACGCCCCGCCACTGACCCATCTGGCGCCGGCCACGCGGTTGCTCGATATCGCCGCTGAAGTTGCACCGGGCATGAAGCCGGATTTCATTGCCTTCCCCGGCACGCGGTTTTCCAGCGAGCATCATTACTCGGTGTTCATGAAGGGCGGCACGCACCTGACTTCGCACTTGTTGACGCCGGTGTTGATCGACGCCACTACCCTGAAGGTCACGGCGGTGGCCGAGCGGCCGTGGTACATGGACGCCATGGGCATGTCGCAGCCGCTGCACTTCGGTGACTACGGCGGCATGCCAATGAAAATCCTCTGGGCCACGCTCGATGTGCTGACCATCATCGTTCTTGGCAGTGGCGTGTATCTGTGGGTGGTGCGGCGCAAGGCCGCCAAGCCTGTGCCGGAACCGGCGGAGGCCTCTGCATGA